The following coding sequences lie in one Candidatus Margulisiibacteriota bacterium genomic window:
- the ppdK gene encoding pyruvate, phosphate dikinase — MGTKNVYFFGKGKADGNGKMKDLLGGKGAGLAEMTNSGVAVPAGFTITTEVCDHYYKNGKNLPAGLEEEVEENITKLEATMGMKLGEELNPLLVSVRSGAKESMPGMMDTILNLGINDKVVESLIKKTNNPRFAWDSYRRFIQMFSDVAMDVPKHNFEEALTEAKHKKAKDTGRDPKEVKDTDLSADDLKQLVVVFKGIYKKEKGEDFPQEPRKQMWAAIKAVFNSWNNERAIVYRQKYNIKGLLGTAVNVQSMVFGNMGDTSATGVCFSRNPANGENKFYGEFLINAQGEDVVAGIRTPQKISVESSKEWSQVHGISEEDRKNKYPSLEELMPVAYKQLIEYKNKLEKHYRDMQDMEFTIQEGNLYMLQTRNGKRTGFAAIKCAVDMVKEGLIDEKEAVLRVNADQLNEVLRPVFNKSDKEKARGEGRIVARGLNAGPGAACGQVYYTAPEAVEAAEKRGEKVILVRYETTPEDIKGMIVAQGILTAMGGATSHAAVVARQLGTVCVAGCNKLHIDYVKKQMTVDNQVVKQGDFLSIDGFTGEVILGKITTIPSEILQVLIEGTLPVGESELFQEYQLLMSWADKYRTLGIRTNADQPDQSIVARKFGAEGIGLCRTEHMFFGGDRIKAVREMILASDTAGREKALDKLLPMQVDDFVGIFEAMSGLPVTIRLLDPPLHEFLPNKDEEIKELAAEMKVSFDVLKNKVKSLHEFNPMLGHRGCRLGITYPEIYDMQFRAIILAAITIKQKGEDIVPEIMIPLVGDVMEFTILRDNCVKIIEDETKKAGINLDYKIGTMIEVPRAAITADTIGKEAEFFSFGTNDLTQMTCGFSRDDSGSFLGEYVEKGIYEFEPFQVLDQEGVGELMKIAVQKGRSVKSDLKMGICGEHGGEPMTIAFCHKIGLNYVSCSPYRIPIARLAAAHAALKA; from the coding sequence ATGGGGACAAAGAATGTGTATTTTTTTGGAAAAGGAAAGGCCGACGGTAACGGCAAAATGAAAGATCTGCTTGGCGGCAAAGGTGCCGGCCTGGCTGAAATGACAAATTCCGGTGTAGCCGTGCCTGCCGGTTTTACAATCACTACTGAGGTTTGTGATCACTATTATAAAAATGGTAAAAATCTTCCTGCCGGACTGGAAGAAGAAGTTGAAGAGAATATAACAAAACTGGAAGCAACCATGGGTATGAAACTGGGTGAGGAATTAAATCCTCTTTTGGTTTCTGTCAGATCAGGTGCCAAGGAATCCATGCCCGGTATGATGGATACCATTTTAAACCTTGGTATTAATGATAAGGTTGTGGAAAGTCTGATTAAGAAAACAAATAATCCGCGTTTCGCCTGGGATTCCTACAGACGTTTCATTCAGATGTTTTCCGACGTGGCCATGGATGTGCCCAAACACAATTTTGAAGAAGCGCTTACTGAGGCCAAACATAAGAAAGCCAAAGATACAGGCCGTGATCCTAAAGAAGTAAAGGATACGGACTTGTCTGCTGATGATTTGAAACAACTGGTTGTAGTTTTTAAAGGAATTTATAAAAAAGAAAAGGGCGAAGATTTTCCTCAGGAACCCCGCAAACAAATGTGGGCTGCTATAAAAGCTGTTTTCAATTCCTGGAACAATGAACGCGCGATCGTCTATCGTCAGAAATATAATATTAAAGGTCTGCTCGGTACTGCCGTAAACGTACAGTCCATGGTTTTCGGTAATATGGGCGATACCTCAGCAACCGGAGTATGTTTCTCCAGAAACCCGGCCAACGGTGAGAACAAGTTTTACGGAGAATTTCTGATCAACGCCCAGGGTGAAGACGTAGTAGCAGGTATTCGTACGCCGCAGAAAATTTCTGTGGAATCTTCCAAAGAATGGTCCCAGGTACATGGTATTTCCGAAGAGGACAGAAAAAACAAATATCCTTCTCTGGAAGAACTGATGCCGGTCGCCTACAAGCAGCTTATAGAATATAAAAATAAACTGGAAAAGCATTACCGTGATATGCAAGATATGGAATTTACCATTCAGGAAGGCAATCTCTACATGTTGCAGACCAGGAACGGTAAAAGGACCGGGTTCGCCGCAATAAAATGCGCTGTGGACATGGTAAAAGAGGGTCTTATCGATGAAAAAGAAGCAGTACTCAGGGTTAATGCCGACCAGCTGAACGAGGTTCTTAGACCGGTTTTTAATAAATCGGACAAAGAAAAGGCAAGAGGTGAAGGCCGGATCGTGGCCAGAGGCCTTAATGCCGGTCCGGGAGCAGCATGCGGCCAGGTTTATTACACAGCGCCAGAAGCAGTAGAAGCTGCTGAAAAACGTGGTGAAAAAGTAATTCTGGTTCGTTATGAAACAACTCCTGAAGATATTAAAGGTATGATTGTGGCCCAAGGTATTCTGACAGCAATGGGCGGAGCCACTTCACACGCTGCCGTTGTGGCCAGGCAGCTCGGTACGGTCTGCGTAGCCGGCTGTAACAAACTGCATATTGATTATGTGAAGAAGCAGATGACTGTAGATAATCAGGTTGTAAAACAGGGTGATTTTTTATCAATAGACGGTTTTACAGGAGAAGTTATCCTGGGTAAGATTACAACTATTCCTTCAGAAATTTTACAAGTTTTAATTGAAGGAACTTTGCCGGTTGGCGAGTCGGAACTTTTTCAGGAATATCAACTGCTAATGAGCTGGGCAGACAAGTATAGAACCCTCGGTATCAGGACTAATGCCGATCAACCTGATCAGAGTATAGTTGCCAGAAAATTCGGAGCAGAGGGTATAGGGCTTTGTCGTACAGAGCATATGTTTTTCGGCGGAGACCGTATCAAAGCCGTGCGTGAAATGATTTTAGCCAGCGACACAGCAGGACGTGAAAAAGCTCTGGATAAATTACTGCCCATGCAGGTAGACGATTTTGTAGGTATTTTTGAAGCTATGTCAGGTTTGCCGGTAACTATTCGTTTACTTGATCCTCCTCTACATGAATTTCTACCTAACAAAGATGAAGAAATCAAAGAACTCGCAGCAGAAATGAAAGTAAGTTTTGACGTATTGAAAAACAAAGTCAAATCTCTGCATGAATTTAATCCTATGCTTGGACATCGCGGTTGTCGTTTGGGTATTACCTATCCTGAAATTTATGACATGCAGTTCAGAGCTATAATTCTCGCGGCCATAACCATCAAACAAAAAGGTGAAGATATTGTTCCGGAAATTATGATTCCTCTTGTGGGTGATGTAATGGAGTTCACGATACTAAGAGATAATTGCGTGAAGATCATTGAAGATGAAACCAAAAAAGCCGGTATCAATCTGGATTACAAGATCGGAACGATGATCGAAGTTCCCAGAGCGGCTATTACAGCAGACACTATTGGTAAGGAAGCGGAATTTTTCTCCTTCGGTACCAATGATCTTACTCAAATGACTTGCGGATTCAGTCGTGACGATTCCGGATCATTTTTAGGTGAGTACGTAGAAAAGGGTATTTATGAATTTGAGCCTTTTCAGGTATTGGACCAGGAAGGTGTCGGCGAACTCATGAAGATCGCCGTACAAAAAGGCAGAAGCGTTAAGTCCGATCTGAAAATGGGGATTTGCGGTGAACATGGCGGCGAGCCAATGACTATCGCTTTTTGCCATAAAATCGGTTTAAATTACGTAAGTTGTTCACCGTATCGTATACCTATTGCGCGTCTGGCTGCGGCACATGCTGCGTTAAAAGCGTAA
- the dnaG gene encoding DNA primase, whose product MTLSNNTIDSIRDKTDIVELIGQYVRLKKKGQNFLGLCPFHQEKTPSFTVNPVKNIWHCFGCGSGGNVFGFLTRIENINFIEAARMLAEKAGITLEEDKNYSPAINDKKNINYEIMKQALVYFEANLSEERVSKYLAQRKINTGISADMHLGYAKAQPNSLYLSLKKHYSDNDLLDTGLFVDSHSGILDRFIDRLIFPIFDLQNRVVAFGGRTLGNDTAKYINSPETMIYHKSDHLFALNTARPFIKENDNSLILVEGYMDALALYQSGVRNVSAVLGTSLTPQQVKLAERYAENIYLCFDADDAGQKAVIRAVELLRNTQSKVKVINLLDCKDPDDFVKKYGGEKFAEQINTALPLLKFALYHIINQYSPLGKAAQLGIEDKSRIIKDVKEVYAEQDEMIKNEYIGELAQILKLDNEFIKAKFYSYKIFNMRNKAVYYNTKQIGKQEKQEKEILSVLINDTDLRKEFVQKFSEYDFEDKDHQEIFKLLRENIDKKVDELLSDLPAEISKRITEFSMLESIINKRLHIEDHFKSLQQRNKNKRIAFLKSEINRLEKLADFDKLTLHQKELSDLIKQS is encoded by the coding sequence ATGACTTTATCTAACAATACTATCGATTCCATCCGTGACAAGACTGACATTGTAGAACTGATAGGTCAGTATGTAAGGCTCAAGAAAAAGGGCCAGAATTTTCTCGGTCTCTGCCCATTCCATCAAGAAAAAACCCCCTCATTTACCGTAAATCCGGTTAAAAATATCTGGCATTGTTTCGGGTGCGGTTCTGGTGGAAATGTTTTTGGTTTTCTTACCCGCATAGAAAATATCAATTTCATCGAAGCAGCCAGAATGTTGGCAGAAAAAGCCGGAATTACTCTGGAAGAGGATAAGAATTATTCTCCGGCCATAAATGATAAAAAAAATATTAACTATGAAATAATGAAGCAGGCGCTTGTTTATTTTGAAGCAAACCTTTCGGAAGAAAGAGTCTCAAAATACTTAGCTCAGCGCAAGATCAACACAGGGATTTCTGCTGATATGCATTTGGGTTATGCTAAGGCCCAACCTAACTCCTTATATTTATCCTTAAAGAAACATTACAGCGACAACGATTTGCTGGATACCGGTCTTTTTGTGGACTCGCATTCCGGCATACTGGACCGTTTTATTGACCGGCTTATATTCCCAATTTTTGATCTGCAGAACAGGGTAGTTGCTTTTGGTGGTCGCACTCTGGGTAATGATACTGCCAAATATATAAACTCTCCGGAAACCATGATTTATCACAAAAGCGATCATTTGTTTGCTTTAAATACAGCCCGTCCCTTTATAAAAGAAAACGACAATAGTCTGATACTGGTGGAAGGATATATGGATGCATTGGCCCTGTACCAGAGCGGTGTGCGAAATGTTTCGGCTGTTCTGGGTACATCGCTTACCCCACAACAGGTTAAACTCGCGGAAAGATACGCTGAAAATATTTATTTGTGTTTTGACGCAGATGATGCCGGACAAAAAGCTGTTATCAGGGCGGTAGAACTATTGCGTAATACTCAGTCCAAGGTTAAGGTTATTAATTTACTGGACTGTAAAGACCCGGATGATTTTGTTAAAAAATACGGTGGAGAAAAATTCGCAGAACAGATAAATACTGCCTTGCCTTTATTAAAATTTGCTCTTTATCACATAATAAATCAGTATTCACCTTTAGGTAAAGCTGCACAACTGGGCATTGAAGATAAATCCCGTATCATCAAGGATGTTAAAGAAGTTTATGCTGAACAGGATGAAATGATAAAAAATGAATATATCGGAGAACTGGCCCAAATTTTGAAACTTGATAACGAATTTATTAAAGCGAAGTTTTATTCATACAAAATTTTTAATATGCGCAATAAAGCTGTTTATTATAATACCAAGCAAATCGGCAAACAGGAAAAACAGGAAAAAGAAATTTTATCAGTACTTATCAATGATACCGATCTTCGCAAGGAATTTGTACAGAAATTTTCTGAGTACGATTTCGAGGACAAGGATCATCAGGAGATCTTCAAGTTGCTCAGAGAAAACATTGATAAGAAAGTAGATGAATTGCTCAGCGATTTGCCAGCTGAAATTTCCAAGCGCATAACTGAGTTTTCTATGCTAGAATCTATCATTAACAAACGTTTGCATATCGAGGACCATTTTAAGTCATTGCAGCAGCGAAACAAAAATAAAAGGATAGCATTTTTAAAATCAGAAATAAATAGACTTGAAAAACTGGCTGATTTTGATAAACTAACATTGCATCAAAAAGAGTTATCAGATTTAATAAAGCAATCATGA
- a CDS encoding sigma-70 family RNA polymerase sigma factor, which produces MKKEATFKEETFEKDGHILDILDKNEVELEEIDIIVDEAVEEVAEEIEEELEELEIEELAADRADRFDSIKAYLKEIGRIKLLKPDEELEIARKIQDEHDEEARKVLIRTNLRLVVSIAKRYNGRGLSFLDLIQEGNIGLMKAVEKYDYKKGYKFSTYATWWIRQAITRAIADQSRSIRLPVHVVETINKLKKISKMFMQENKRKPSEEELATLSEFPINKIRELVKISQLPISLETPIGDDDSNNLSDIVEGDSAKNPEEKVLADLLREDLERVLSSFLTEREQMVLRLRFGLHDGMPRTLEEVGHVYNVTRERIRQIESKALEKLRQQTKNSHIASYLA; this is translated from the coding sequence ATGAAAAAAGAAGCAACCTTCAAAGAAGAAACTTTCGAAAAAGATGGTCATATCCTGGATATCCTTGATAAGAACGAAGTAGAGCTGGAAGAAATAGACATTATTGTCGACGAAGCAGTCGAAGAAGTGGCCGAAGAAATAGAAGAAGAACTGGAAGAGCTGGAGATTGAGGAACTGGCCGCTGACAGGGCAGACCGTTTTGATTCCATCAAAGCTTACCTCAAAGAAATAGGTCGTATCAAATTATTAAAACCTGATGAAGAACTGGAAATAGCCAGAAAAATTCAGGATGAGCATGATGAGGAAGCACGCAAGGTTCTGATCCGGACTAACTTGCGCCTGGTAGTAAGCATTGCCAAGCGTTACAACGGCAGAGGGTTGTCTTTTCTGGACCTGATTCAGGAAGGCAATATCGGGTTGATGAAAGCTGTAGAAAAATATGACTACAAAAAGGGTTATAAGTTTTCTACCTATGCTACCTGGTGGATACGTCAAGCTATCACCCGTGCGATAGCGGACCAGTCGCGGTCTATTCGACTGCCGGTGCATGTGGTGGAAACAATAAACAAACTGAAAAAAATATCCAAAATGTTCATGCAGGAAAATAAGCGTAAGCCCAGCGAAGAAGAGCTGGCTACTTTAAGCGAATTTCCCATTAACAAAATTCGTGAGCTGGTAAAAATTTCTCAGCTTCCTATATCACTGGAAACTCCAATAGGAGATGACGACAGTAACAATTTATCCGATATAGTGGAAGGAGATTCCGCTAAAAACCCCGAAGAAAAAGTGCTCGCCGACCTGCTGCGTGAAGATTTGGAAAGAGTGCTTTCCAGTTTTCTTACCGAACGTGAACAGATGGTACTGCGTCTGCGTTTTGGTTTGCATGACGGCATGCCCAGGACTTTGGAAGAAGTAGGTCATGTGTATAATGTAACTCGGGAACGTATTCGTCAGATAGAGTCAAAAGCTCTGGAAAAACTTCGTCAGCAGACTAAAAATAGTCATATCGCCTCATATTTAGCGTAA